A single genomic interval of Ruminococcus sp. NK3A76 harbors:
- a CDS encoding SpoIIE family protein phosphatase, translated as MKKKFGLTFGGLHQKILNLVLLLLLALIGVFGAVSVYQANHLSDVVSSTNDDQQNAIKEVSGNTMKQVIDSSMTKSNRLQAYIADDMFSDIKTDVSMLQSLATGLFENSSSFEPYPALLPVKGNDGKLSAQVLYEEGVDYKESKLLGTAAHMSDTMIAMCNKSEYLTNCFIGLADGTVLCVDDNPSSKYDENGELAAFPVRERPWYTNAVNNGDICFTGIENDTYTENIGVECSAPVYVDGKLVAVVGADLFLASMGEYVKESSRQGGNICVIDDKGHVIFAPENNGIFTVETAANAMDMRNTDNKELDEFITKALSEQTELVTVTVDGKDYYMTGSPLSTVGWTVVSFISRDITEQPTNMMLDEYEKINNDATDKFEDSTSKSKTTTLVMISVVLILGTVGAIVVATRIVKPIEKMKERMDSISGTDQAFEMDDAYRTGDEVEMLAQSLADLSSKTRQYIKDITEITKEKERIGAELGLATKIQADMLPNIYPAFPERPEFDIYATMTPAKEVGGDFYDFFLIDDDHLGMVMADVSGKGVPAALFMMMSKILVNNYAMMTQSPAKALELVNTQICRNNDEMMFVTVWLGVLEISTGKVTAANAGHEYPLIRKPGGEFELLKDKHGFVIGGMDGMKYKEYEFTLEKDAALFLYTDGVAEATNADNELFGTDRMLEALNREPDASPKVLLANMKQAVDDFVGTAPQFDDLTMLGLKLL; from the coding sequence ATGAAGAAAAAATTCGGCTTGACCTTCGGGGGCTTGCATCAGAAGATACTTAATCTCGTGCTTTTACTGCTGTTGGCACTTATAGGAGTGTTCGGGGCGGTGTCAGTGTATCAGGCAAATCATCTGAGCGATGTTGTGAGCAGCACCAACGACGACCAGCAAAACGCCATAAAGGAAGTCTCAGGCAACACGATGAAGCAGGTCATAGACAGCTCGATGACAAAGTCTAACAGGCTTCAGGCGTACATAGCTGATGATATGTTCTCGGATATAAAGACAGACGTTTCTATGCTGCAAAGCCTTGCTACAGGGCTTTTTGAGAACAGCAGCAGCTTTGAGCCTTATCCGGCGCTGCTTCCTGTCAAGGGCAACGACGGCAAGCTCTCGGCACAGGTGCTCTACGAGGAGGGCGTTGACTACAAAGAAAGCAAGCTGCTCGGCACGGCTGCTCATATGAGCGACACGATGATAGCCATGTGCAACAAGTCAGAATACCTGACAAACTGCTTTATAGGCCTTGCTGACGGCACGGTGCTGTGCGTTGACGACAACCCTTCGAGCAAGTATGACGAGAACGGCGAGCTTGCGGCTTTTCCCGTGCGTGAAAGGCCGTGGTACACAAACGCAGTCAACAACGGCGACATATGCTTTACAGGTATTGAGAATGACACCTACACCGAGAATATAGGCGTTGAGTGTTCAGCGCCGGTGTATGTTGACGGCAAGCTCGTGGCAGTTGTGGGTGCTGACCTTTTCCTCGCTTCTATGGGCGAGTATGTCAAGGAATCCTCCAGGCAGGGCGGCAACATCTGCGTCATAGACGACAAGGGACACGTTATCTTCGCCCCTGAGAACAACGGCATCTTCACAGTCGAGACTGCTGCGAATGCTATGGACATGAGAAACACCGACAACAAGGAGCTTGACGAGTTCATAACCAAGGCACTCTCAGAGCAGACTGAGCTTGTGACTGTGACCGTTGACGGGAAAGATTACTACATGACAGGCTCGCCGCTGAGCACTGTGGGCTGGACGGTCGTATCGTTCATAAGCAGGGATATCACCGAGCAGCCGACCAATATGATGCTCGATGAATACGAGAAGATAAACAACGACGCCACCGATAAATTCGAGGACAGCACGAGCAAGTCAAAGACCACGACGCTTGTGATGATATCTGTTGTACTCATTCTCGGAACTGTCGGCGCTATCGTGGTCGCAACCAGGATAGTAAAGCCTATCGAGAAGATGAAGGAGCGAATGGACTCGATAAGCGGCACCGACCAGGCGTTTGAGATGGACGATGCCTACCGCACCGGCGACGAGGTCGAGATGCTCGCACAGAGCCTTGCCGATCTTTCATCAAAGACACGCCAGTACATCAAGGACATAACCGAGATAACCAAGGAAAAAGAGCGCATCGGTGCAGAGCTCGGCCTTGCCACAAAGATACAGGCGGATATGCTGCCGAACATTTACCCGGCGTTCCCCGAGAGGCCGGAGTTTGACATCTACGCTACCATGACCCCTGCAAAGGAGGTCGGCGGCGACTTCTACGACTTCTTCCTGATAGACGATGACCACCTCGGAATGGTCATGGCGGACGTTTCGGGCAAGGGCGTGCCGGCGGCACTGTTTATGATGATGTCCAAAATTCTGGTCAATAACTACGCTATGATGACCCAGAGCCCTGCAAAGGCTCTGGAGCTTGTAAACACGCAGATATGCCGCAACAACGACGAGATGATGTTCGTTACCGTATGGCTCGGCGTGCTTGAGATATCAACGGGCAAGGTGACAGCTGCAAACGCCGGGCATGAGTATCCGCTGATAAGAAAGCCGGGCGGCGAGTTCGAGCTGCTCAAAGACAAGCACGGCTTTGTCATAGGCGGCATGGACGGCATGAAGTACAAGGAATACGAGTTCACGCTTGAAAAGGACGCAGCGCTTTTCCTCTACACCGACGGTGTGGCAGAGGCTACGAATGCTGACAACGAGCTTTTCGGAACAGACCGTATGCTCGAAGCGCTCAACCGTGAGCCTGACGCATCGCCCAAGGTACTGCTTGCGAATATGAAGCAGGCTGTCGATGACTTTGTCGGCACTGCACCGCAGTTTGATGACCTCACGATGCTGGGATTGAAGCTGTTATAA
- a CDS encoding HAMP domain-containing sensor histidine kinase, translating into MKAYRKLCIIVIAVFLISAAMLDLILIKQNDSEQGLYRVEAHRLADEIERTGSYDLSDYPELTGVYTGDDLYKSEEHYVIIDAGGKLYRVEYRIRSNTGIIVAVNCVLLVMLVLICLLLWYARRNIILPFGRLGDVPKELAKGNLAVPIPEEKSRFFGKFTWGVNLLREKIEDDRQKELSMQRDKKLLLLSLSHDIKTPLSAIKLNAKALARGLYKDEEKRRSTAESINSRADEIEHFVSEITKAASEDFMNFETTMGEIFLSQMIEKIVARYAVQLSACGTELKVNKYGDCILSCDPDRLGECLQNLIENAIKYGDGRLIELSFDSMDGCELITVSNTGCTLEEKELTQVFESFHRGTNAGKVQGNGLGLFICKRLMSLMGGEVFAKIEDGKFLITLVVRLA; encoded by the coding sequence ATGAAGGCGTACAGAAAGCTGTGCATCATCGTCATAGCGGTGTTCCTGATATCGGCGGCGATGCTTGATCTCATACTTATAAAACAGAACGACTCCGAGCAGGGGCTCTACCGTGTCGAAGCGCACAGGCTCGCAGATGAGATCGAGCGCACAGGCAGCTATGACCTGTCAGACTACCCCGAGCTCACAGGCGTATACACAGGTGATGACCTCTACAAAAGCGAGGAGCACTACGTCATAATAGATGCCGGCGGCAAGCTCTACCGTGTCGAATACAGGATAAGGAGCAACACGGGCATCATAGTCGCTGTAAACTGCGTGCTTTTGGTCATGCTTGTGCTCATCTGCCTGCTGCTCTGGTATGCAAGGCGGAATATCATACTCCCCTTCGGGCGGCTCGGCGATGTGCCAAAGGAGCTTGCAAAGGGCAACCTTGCTGTTCCTATCCCCGAGGAAAAGAGCCGGTTTTTCGGGAAATTCACATGGGGTGTAAATCTTCTGCGTGAGAAGATAGAGGACGACCGGCAGAAGGAGCTCTCGATGCAGCGTGACAAAAAGCTGCTGCTCCTCTCGCTCTCGCACGATATCAAAACTCCCCTCTCGGCTATCAAGCTGAATGCCAAGGCGCTTGCCAGGGGGCTTTACAAGGACGAGGAAAAGCGCCGCTCGACCGCCGAGAGCATCAACAGCCGTGCTGACGAGATAGAGCACTTTGTAAGCGAGATAACCAAGGCCGCCAGCGAGGATTTCATGAACTTCGAGACGACTATGGGCGAGATATTCCTAAGCCAGATGATAGAAAAGATAGTCGCACGCTATGCCGTGCAGCTGTCAGCCTGCGGCACAGAGCTTAAGGTAAACAAATACGGCGACTGCATACTCTCCTGCGACCCGGACAGGCTGGGAGAATGCCTGCAGAACCTCATCGAGAACGCCATAAAATACGGCGACGGCAGGCTTATAGAGCTCAGCTTTGACAGCATGGACGGCTGCGAGCTGATAACCGTGTCAAACACCGGCTGCACCCTGGAGGAAAAGGAGCTCACACAGGTATTTGAGAGCTTCCACCGTGGCACAAATGCCGGCAAAGTCCAGGGCAACGGGCTGGGGCTTTTCATCTGCAAGCGCCTGATGTCGCTCATGGGCGGCGAGGTTTTTGCAAAGATAGAAGACGGCAAGTTCCTTATAACGCTGGTCGTCAGGCTGGCATAG
- a CDS encoding response regulator transcription factor, with amino-acid sequence MTDILIVEDDKELSTLLTDFLREEGYTVSAVESGERAVQLFERYGARLVVLDINLPDLNGFSVCSKLRENADTPILIVSARTDKEDKLNGLDLGADDYIEKPYDIDILIAKIKGIFKRRYQKSIISASGVNLNLADRTAEIDGEPAELTTKEFDLLALLIENQGKALKKEYLFSTVWGSDSESELQTLHVHINRLRQKLGDDPKNAKRLLTVWGVGYKFI; translated from the coding sequence ATGACCGATATACTGATAGTTGAAGATGATAAGGAGCTGAGCACTCTGCTGACTGACTTCCTGCGTGAGGAGGGCTACACGGTGTCTGCTGTGGAGAGCGGCGAGCGTGCGGTGCAGCTTTTTGAGCGCTACGGCGCACGCCTTGTGGTGCTCGATATAAACCTGCCCGATTTAAACGGCTTCTCTGTCTGCTCAAAGCTGCGTGAGAATGCTGACACGCCGATACTGATAGTCAGCGCACGCACCGACAAGGAGGACAAGCTAAACGGCCTTGACCTCGGCGCTGATGACTACATAGAAAAGCCCTACGACATTGATATCCTGATAGCCAAGATAAAGGGCATATTCAAGCGCCGCTATCAAAAAAGCATCATAAGCGCAAGCGGTGTTAACTTAAACCTTGCCGACAGGACAGCCGAGATAGACGGCGAGCCTGCCGAGCTCACAACTAAGGAATTTGACCTGCTGGCTCTGCTGATAGAGAACCAGGGCAAGGCGCTCAAAAAGGAGTATCTTTTCAGCACGGTGTGGGGCAGCGACAGCGAGTCGGAGCTGCAAACGCTGCACGTTCACATAAACCGTCTGCGCCAGAAGCTCGGCGACGACCCCAAAAACGCCAAGCGCCTGCTGACCGTGTGGGGCGTGGGGTATAAGTTCATATGA
- a CDS encoding ABC transporter ATP-binding protein — MNTVLQAKGLCKTYIVNKRQNNVLKNIDLTVYEGEMVGIMGPSGSGKSTLLYCVSGMDRVTAGEVVFDGKNTASLGEKELARLRLDEMGFIFQQMYMMKNLSVLDNIIFPAVKSKKNRESRSKTEERARSLMKKLGIEDVGGNDINEVSGGQLQRACIARSMINSPRMIFADEPTGALNRASSDEVMNELLELNREGTTVMCVTHDTKVAAKCSRVLYIVDGGIMGEKELGHFKGGEKELRDRERDLSNWLMEQGW; from the coding sequence ATGAATACAGTATTACAGGCAAAGGGGCTTTGCAAGACATACATAGTAAACAAGAGGCAGAACAACGTGCTCAAAAACATCGACCTGACAGTTTACGAGGGCGAGATGGTGGGCATCATGGGGCCTTCGGGCTCTGGCAAATCGACGCTGCTCTACTGCGTATCGGGCATGGACAGAGTGACGGCCGGCGAGGTGGTCTTTGACGGAAAGAATACTGCAAGCCTCGGCGAAAAGGAGCTTGCAAGGCTGCGACTTGACGAAATGGGCTTTATCTTCCAGCAGATGTACATGATGAAGAACCTCTCGGTTCTCGACAACATCATCTTCCCGGCTGTTAAGAGCAAGAAGAACAGAGAGAGCCGCAGCAAGACCGAGGAGAGGGCACGCAGTCTTATGAAAAAGCTCGGTATCGAGGACGTTGGCGGCAACGACATAAACGAAGTCTCAGGCGGCCAGCTGCAAAGAGCCTGCATAGCACGCAGCATGATAAACAGCCCCAGGATGATATTCGCAGACGAACCTACAGGTGCGCTGAACCGTGCAAGCTCTGACGAGGTGATGAACGAGCTGCTTGAACTCAACCGTGAGGGCACGACTGTTATGTGCGTGACACACGACACCAAGGTCGCAGCCAAGTGCAGCAGGGTGCTCTACATCGTAGACGGCGGCATAATGGGCGAGAAGGAGCTCGGCCACTTCAAGGGCGGCGAGAAGGAGCTGCGTGACAGGGAAAGAGACTTAAGCAACTGGCTCATGGAGCAGGGCTGGTAA
- a CDS encoding FtsX-like permease family protein: MFFRILKKDLRRKKTMNVILLLFIILSSMFAAAAVNNVVTVNGGIDSYFELAEVPDAVVSMQTDCDADKKIENMSGVTGVKKTYLACVFNPKSFKYQGKEMTNFINPAYLMSENEMSMNYFDENDKRIESVEKGCIYCTGSFSANTDMKPGDIIEFEAGSTKKSFRYMGRMKCAIKSNDAGSSPIILMNSEDYDELAHNQDLIIDRMSEKVLFVNTDDVDSLIALEKEYDNLYVNTRDSYRTNFFYDMIAAYILMAISIMLMITAFVVLRFTIGFTISEEFREIGVMKAVGIANGGIRRLYIVKYLAIAVIGAAAGFAGSVPLSRLMLGTLSDNMVFDGSNSITYGIISSVAVVMIIMFFCYSCTRKVNKLSPIDAVRSGQTGERFGKRSIMSLGRSKLPSTSFLSINDLLSAPKRFVMITIVFAISLLMLMMMSCFSLTLKSDTIKTLFLMPDETDVQIMDVSTLSDMFFDSSKLDGTLKDIDRKLKDNDIPGRVSMSVMFNHETAHDNKNETLMYIMFKGDTDYEQEVIEGYKPTKDDEVSVTSSVLERLDAEIGDTITADCGGEQKEFIITGVVSSFASPAVFLCKDYDYGTQQLEGTMGISIDFDGDPDKETIEANVEKLKDILNTEQVYTTSDYIKMTTGMSDTLNSIKHMLIVLTVIISTMIVVLMERSFISKEKSEIALMKAVGISGRSIVMQHTLRFALVSAAAVILSLASFMPISNVIMNWICSMIGDVSGIRCVFDPTEIFVIFPALLVGITVAGAYITALYTRTIKSSDTASIE; the protein is encoded by the coding sequence ATGTTTTTCAGGATACTAAAAAAAGACCTGCGGCGCAAAAAGACGATGAACGTCATACTGCTGCTGTTTATAATACTCTCGTCGATGTTCGCAGCGGCGGCGGTAAACAATGTTGTGACGGTAAACGGCGGCATCGACAGCTATTTTGAGCTTGCAGAAGTCCCCGATGCGGTAGTCTCGATGCAGACCGACTGCGATGCGGACAAAAAGATAGAGAATATGTCAGGTGTCACTGGTGTTAAGAAGACATACCTCGCCTGCGTGTTCAACCCCAAGTCATTCAAATATCAGGGCAAGGAAATGACGAATTTCATAAACCCTGCATATCTTATGTCTGAAAATGAAATGTCTATGAACTATTTTGATGAGAATGACAAGCGCATAGAAAGTGTCGAAAAGGGCTGCATATACTGCACAGGCTCTTTCTCGGCAAACACAGATATGAAGCCCGGCGACATCATAGAGTTTGAAGCAGGCAGCACAAAAAAGAGCTTCAGATACATGGGAAGAATGAAATGTGCGATAAAAAGCAACGATGCAGGTTCTTCGCCGATTATACTCATGAATTCAGAGGATTACGACGAGCTTGCACACAACCAGGATCTGATAATAGACCGTATGTCGGAAAAGGTGCTTTTTGTAAACACCGATGATGTCGACTCGCTCATTGCTCTTGAAAAGGAATACGACAACCTGTATGTCAATACCCGTGACAGCTACAGAACTAATTTCTTCTACGATATGATAGCTGCATATATCCTTATGGCGATAAGCATAATGCTCATGATAACAGCCTTCGTGGTGCTGAGATTTACTATAGGCTTTACCATAAGCGAGGAGTTCCGTGAGATAGGCGTAATGAAGGCAGTCGGCATCGCAAACGGCGGCATAAGAAGGCTTTACATAGTCAAGTATCTTGCTATCGCTGTTATCGGTGCGGCAGCAGGCTTTGCAGGCTCGGTACCTCTCAGCAGGCTGATGCTCGGTACGCTCTCAGACAACATGGTGTTTGACGGCAGCAACAGCATAACCTACGGCATAATAAGCTCTGTTGCGGTAGTTATGATAATAATGTTCTTCTGCTACTCCTGCACACGCAAAGTAAACAAGCTCTCGCCCATTGATGCGGTAAGAAGCGGGCAGACAGGCGAGCGCTTCGGCAAGAGGAGCATAATGAGCCTTGGCCGCTCAAAGCTCCCCTCCACGAGCTTTCTGTCGATAAACGACCTGCTAAGCGCACCCAAGAGATTTGTGATGATAACTATAGTATTCGCCATCTCGCTCCTTATGCTCATGATGATGTCATGCTTTTCGCTGACACTAAAGAGCGATACTATAAAAACGCTTTTCCTGATGCCTGATGAGACAGACGTACAGATAATGGACGTATCTACCCTGTCAGATATGTTCTTTGACTCATCAAAGCTCGACGGAACGCTCAAAGACATCGACCGCAAGCTAAAAGACAACGATATCCCCGGCAGGGTATCAATGTCAGTTATGTTTAATCACGAGACTGCTCATGACAACAAGAACGAAACTTTAATGTACATCATGTTCAAAGGCGACACAGACTACGAGCAGGAGGTCATAGAGGGCTATAAACCCACCAAGGATGACGAAGTCTCGGTAACATCATCAGTGCTCGAAAGGCTCGATGCTGAGATAGGCGACACGATAACGGCAGACTGCGGCGGCGAGCAGAAGGAATTCATCATCACAGGCGTTGTATCATCGTTTGCGAGCCCGGCTGTATTCTTATGCAAGGACTATGACTACGGCACACAGCAGCTTGAAGGCACTATGGGCATAAGCATAGACTTTGACGGCGACCCCGACAAGGAGACTATCGAAGCAAACGTTGAAAAGCTCAAGGACATATTAAACACCGAGCAGGTATACACGACATCTGACTACATCAAAATGACAACAGGTATGTCAGACACGCTCAATTCGATAAAGCATATGCTCATCGTACTCACCGTGATAATCTCGACAATGATAGTCGTGCTCATGGAGAGGAGCTTCATCTCGAAGGAAAAGAGCGAGATAGCTCTTATGAAGGCAGTCGGCATTTCGGGCAGGAGCATTGTGATGCAGCACACACTGAGGTTTGCGCTCGTATCGGCCGCAGCGGTGATACTCTCGCTTGCATCATTCATGCCGATAAGCAACGTGATAATGAACTGGATATGCTCGATGATAGGCGACGTTTCAGGCATCAGGTGCGTTTTCGACCCGACTGAGATATTTGTGATATTCCCGGCACTGCTGGTAGGAATCACGGTAGCCGGTGCATACATCACAGCGCTCTACACAAGAACGATAAAGTCAAGCGACACGGCAAGCATAGAATAA
- a CDS encoding aspartate kinase gives MVKVVKFGGSSLASAEQFKKVADIIHADDARKFVVPSAPGKRFSSDTKVTDMLYTCYDIAAKGKGFDDKFNEIKKRYYEIIEGLGLDLSLEKEFDAIRAGFIGKAGRDFAASRGEFLNGKIMAAYLGYEFIDAAEVIHFNDNGTYDADLTDISMKERLNGIERAVIPGFYGVMPNDTIKTFSRGGSDITGSIVAAAVAADLYENWTDTSGFLTTDPRIVKDPAPITTITYRELRELSYMGASVFHEDAIFPVRKAGIAINIKNTNKPEDPGTLIVESTSQKPAYTITGIAGKKGFTVINIEKDMMNAELGFGRKVLEVFEKNNISFEHMPSGIDTMSVIVSQQEFEPKEQEVLAGLHRNCHPDAIDIETDLALIAVVGRAMKSNRGTAGRIFSALAHAHINVKMIDQGSSELNVIIGVSESDFEEAVKAIYDIFVTAKL, from the coding sequence ATGGTAAAGGTAGTCAAATTCGGCGGCAGCTCGCTCGCAAGCGCTGAGCAGTTCAAGAAGGTCGCAGACATTATCCACGCAGATGATGCAAGAAAGTTCGTAGTTCCCTCTGCACCCGGCAAGAGGTTCTCGTCTGACACAAAGGTAACAGATATGCTCTACACCTGCTACGACATCGCAGCAAAGGGCAAGGGCTTTGATGATAAATTCAATGAGATAAAAAAGCGCTACTATGAGATAATCGAAGGCTTAGGCCTTGACCTCTCGCTTGAAAAGGAATTCGATGCTATAAGAGCAGGCTTTATCGGCAAGGCAGGCCGTGACTTCGCAGCTTCAAGAGGCGAGTTCTTAAACGGCAAGATAATGGCTGCATACCTTGGCTATGAGTTTATAGATGCAGCAGAAGTTATCCACTTCAACGACAACGGCACATACGACGCAGACCTGACAGATATCTCCATGAAGGAGCGTTTAAACGGCATCGAGCGTGCAGTTATCCCCGGCTTCTACGGCGTTATGCCTAACGATACCATAAAGACATTTTCAAGAGGCGGCTCTGACATCACAGGCTCTATCGTTGCAGCAGCTGTTGCAGCAGACCTTTACGAGAACTGGACAGACACCTCGGGCTTCCTCACAACTGACCCGAGGATAGTCAAGGACCCTGCACCTATCACAACTATCACATACAGAGAGCTCAGAGAGCTTTCCTACATGGGTGCGAGCGTGTTCCATGAGGACGCTATATTCCCTGTAAGAAAAGCAGGCATCGCAATAAACATCAAGAACACCAACAAGCCTGAGGACCCCGGCACGCTCATCGTTGAGTCCACATCCCAGAAGCCGGCATACACTATCACAGGTATCGCAGGCAAGAAGGGCTTTACGGTAATCAACATCGAAAAGGACATGATGAACGCAGAGCTCGGCTTCGGCAGAAAGGTTCTTGAAGTGTTTGAAAAGAACAACATCAGCTTTGAGCATATGCCCTCAGGTATCGACACTATGAGCGTTATCGTTTCTCAGCAGGAGTTCGAGCCCAAGGAGCAGGAGGTTCTCGCAGGCCTTCACAGGAACTGCCACCCCGACGCTATCGACATTGAGACAGACCTTGCACTTATCGCAGTAGTGGGCAGAGCCATGAAGTCAAACCGTGGTACAGCAGGCCGCATCTTCTCCGCACTTGCACACGCACACATCAACGTCAAGATGATAGACCAGGGCTCAAGCGAGCTCAATGTCATCATCGGTGTCAGCGAGAGCGACTTTGAAGAGGCTGTAAAGGCTATCTACGATATCTTTGTAACAGCAAAGCTCTGA
- a CDS encoding PLP-dependent transferase, with translation MTTPICDFVTEYVLSGKARMHMPGHKGQALHGLEPFDITEIEGAGYLYSDDGIVAESEKNASLLFGTGRTLYSTEGSSLSIKAMLAIAVTALKKDNERPLVLASRNSHKAFVDAACLIDFDVSFISPAAPSPSLCQAFITPQDVRHALKNAERTPLCVYVTSPDYMGNILDIKGISDVCREFKLPLLVDNAHGAYLKFLSVSRHPIDLGADMCCDSAHKTLPVYTGGGYLHISANADSRFFEDPKGIMSLFASTSPSYLIMQSLDVCNRVLSSEFPTLLENALPMVRHAKDELAAMGFELMGDEPMKITILPQSFGYTGDEIAAHLRENDIECEYSDAFSVVLMLSPYTPEKDYGRLLFAMSLLCRRKPVEGLPLLLDAPVRKMSIREAFFSRSEEIPAGQALGRICAKTAVSCQPSIPIALPGEQLTSGLLDALGEYGVETIRAVKA, from the coding sequence ATGACAACACCGATATGTGATTTCGTAACCGAATATGTACTCAGCGGTAAGGCAAGAATGCATATGCCCGGCCATAAGGGTCAGGCATTGCATGGCCTTGAACCGTTCGATATAACCGAGATAGAGGGCGCAGGCTATCTCTATTCAGATGACGGTATAGTCGCTGAGAGCGAGAAAAACGCTTCCCTGCTCTTTGGAACGGGCAGAACGCTCTATTCTACCGAGGGGTCTTCCCTGTCGATAAAGGCTATGCTCGCAATAGCTGTCACGGCACTTAAAAAGGACAACGAGCGCCCTTTAGTGCTTGCTTCACGCAACTCGCATAAGGCGTTTGTCGATGCCGCCTGCCTGATAGACTTTGATGTGAGCTTTATATCCCCTGCCGCCCCCTCGCCCTCGCTCTGCCAGGCATTCATCACTCCGCAAGATGTAAGACACGCACTCAAAAACGCCGAAAGAACCCCCCTGTGCGTCTATGTCACAAGCCCCGACTATATGGGCAATATCCTTGATATCAAAGGCATTAGTGACGTGTGCAGGGAATTTAAGCTGCCGCTGCTCGTTGACAATGCGCACGGGGCTTATCTTAAGTTTTTGAGCGTAAGCCGCCACCCGATAGACCTCGGCGCTGATATGTGCTGCGACTCGGCACACAAGACGCTGCCAGTCTACACCGGCGGCGGATATCTGCATATCAGCGCCAACGCCGACAGCCGCTTTTTTGAAGACCCCAAGGGCATAATGTCGCTCTTTGCATCGACAAGCCCCTCCTACCTGATAATGCAGTCGCTCGATGTGTGCAACAGGGTGCTGTCAAGCGAGTTCCCCACCCTGCTCGAAAACGCCCTGCCGATGGTAAGGCACGCAAAGGACGAGCTTGCCGCTATGGGCTTTGAGCTTATGGGCGATGAGCCTATGAAGATAACCATTCTGCCGCAGAGCTTTGGCTACACAGGCGATGAGATAGCAGCTCACCTGAGAGAGAATGACATCGAGTGCGAGTATTCCGACGCTTTCTCGGTCGTGCTGATGCTATCCCCCTACACCCCCGAAAAGGACTACGGCAGGCTGCTTTTTGCAATGTCGCTGCTTTGCCGCAGAAAGCCTGTAGAGGGTCTGCCGCTGCTGCTTGATGCGCCGGTGAGGAAAATGAGCATTAGAGAAGCGTTTTTCTCAAGGTCTGAGGAGATACCGGCCGGTCAGGCGCTCGGGCGTATATGCGCAAAGACCGCCGTATCCTGCCAGCCGTCTATCCCGATAGCCTTGCCCGGCGAGCAGCTGACCTCCGGACTTTTAGATGCACTCGGTGAATACGGGGTAGAAACTATCAGGGCAGTCAAAGCATAA
- a CDS encoding helix-turn-helix domain-containing protein, with amino-acid sequence MSERVRTRRIPAEFIDIMTNPGTPGSNDLSVRSRLCLELIRDVFESGLTKKQKCYIMLYYRDGLTMQEIADRYSVNRSTVSRTISAARRRFEKRAAPLFR; translated from the coding sequence ATGAGCGAGCGAGTAAGAACAAGGAGGATCCCGGCCGAGTTCATAGATATAATGACAAACCCCGGCACACCCGGCAGCAATGATCTGAGTGTGAGGTCACGGCTGTGCTTAGAGCTTATCAGGGACGTTTTTGAGAGCGGTTTGACTAAAAAGCAAAAATGTTATATAATGTTATATTATAGAGACGGTCTGACGATGCAGGAGATAGCCGACCGCTATTCCGTCAACCGCTCGACCGTCTCACGCACCATATCCGCCGCCAGACGCCGCTTTGAAAAGCGTGCAGCGCCGCTGTTCAGGTAA
- a CDS encoding DUF896 domain-containing protein: MEKAKLDRISELSRIARERELTEQEHLERQQLRSEYRESVVGSLIAQLESITIVEPDGTKVEVKDRMKKSSRGGN, from the coding sequence ATGGAGAAAGCCAAACTTGACAGGATAAGCGAGCTTTCAAGGATAGCGAGAGAGCGTGAGCTCACAGAGCAGGAGCATCTCGAACGCCAGCAGCTGAGAAGCGAATACAGGGAATCTGTAGTCGGCAGCCTCATAGCACAGCTTGAAAGCATTACTATCGTTGAGCCGGACGGCACAAAGGTCGAGGTAAAGGACAGGATGAAAAAATCGAGTAGGGGAGGAAACTGA